In the Penaeus chinensis breed Huanghai No. 1 chromosome 31, ASM1920278v2, whole genome shotgun sequence genome, one interval contains:
- the LOC125041908 gene encoding uncharacterized protein LOC125041908: MAAEIAVNFGTLAATVLPKLGDANGSLYDDVLLVFPASSDSGADGSTIGISGVGQIYEGQVRVGIGRPPVTMGAGGDIGLHGNLGAGQVPSTKPFGAEEVSKRFIEYRE, translated from the coding sequence ATGGCGGCCGAAATTGCCGTCAACTTCGGCACTCTAGCAGCCACGGTGCTTCCTAAACTCGGCGATGCTAATGGCTCCCTCTACGATGACGTGCTGCTCGTCTTTCCCGCTTCGTCCGACTCCGGCGCCGACGGCAGCACGATCGGAATTTCGGGAGTCGGACAGATCTACGAGGGCCAGGTGCGCGTCGGCATCGGGAGGCCTCCTGTCACCATGGGCGCCGGCGGGGATATAGGCCTGCACGGGAACCTCGGGGCTGGGCAGGTGCCGAGTACCAAACCCTTCGGAGCGGAGGAGGTGAGTAAGAGATTCATTGAGTATAGAGAATAA